In Pedobacter sp. W3I1, one DNA window encodes the following:
- a CDS encoding NAD+ synthase, with protein MKIALAQLNYHIGNFEANTKKIAENIRLAKDKGADLVVFAELAICGYPPRDFLEFDEFIALCETAAQEIAKHCTDIACIVGLPIKNEVLQGKDLFNAAYFIEDGKVKATVKKALLPTYDVFDEYRYFEPATQFNCIDFKGKKIALTICEDLWNINDNPLYVSNPMDELIKEQPDVMINIAASPFSYTHDDERIKVLANNAKKYNLPVFYVNQVGAQTEIIFDGGSLVFDADGTMKAEMKYFEEDLQVFDLEEVENVRNKYPQPERLTDIEQIHDALILGIKDYFRKSGFSKAVLGLSGGIDSAVVCALACRALGPENVMAVLMPSKFSSDHSVQDALDLVNNIGCMHEIVPIKDVTEAFDHILAPAFKGLPFNLAEENVQARIRGIINMAMSNKFGYILLNTSNKSECAVGYGTLYGDMCGAIGVIGDVYKMQVFELARYINKEREIIPVNTIVKPPSAELRPDQKDSDSLPEYEILDKILYQHIEKKQGSKAIIAQGFDEELVKRILKMVNIAEFKRYQTPPILRVSPKAFGMGRRMPIVGKYMA; from the coding sequence ATGAAAATAGCACTAGCACAACTCAATTACCATATCGGAAACTTTGAGGCCAACACAAAAAAAATAGCCGAAAATATTCGATTGGCGAAAGATAAAGGGGCTGATTTGGTTGTTTTTGCCGAGCTGGCTATCTGTGGTTATCCACCAAGAGACTTTTTGGAATTTGATGAGTTTATTGCGCTGTGTGAGACTGCTGCTCAGGAAATAGCCAAACATTGTACAGATATTGCCTGTATTGTTGGCCTACCGATTAAAAATGAGGTATTGCAGGGAAAAGATCTGTTTAATGCAGCCTATTTTATTGAAGACGGAAAAGTGAAAGCCACGGTGAAAAAAGCACTGTTGCCAACTTACGATGTTTTTGATGAATACCGCTATTTCGAACCCGCCACACAATTTAACTGTATCGATTTTAAGGGTAAAAAAATTGCCTTAACCATTTGCGAAGATCTGTGGAATATCAACGATAATCCATTGTATGTGTCAAATCCAATGGATGAGCTAATTAAAGAGCAGCCTGATGTCATGATTAATATTGCAGCATCTCCTTTCTCTTATACCCATGATGATGAACGCATAAAAGTATTGGCCAATAATGCAAAAAAGTATAACCTGCCTGTATTTTATGTAAACCAGGTTGGTGCGCAGACCGAAATTATTTTTGATGGAGGTTCTTTGGTTTTTGATGCTGATGGAACAATGAAAGCAGAGATGAAGTATTTTGAAGAAGATCTTCAGGTTTTTGATCTGGAAGAGGTTGAAAACGTGCGTAACAAATATCCCCAACCGGAAAGATTAACCGATATCGAGCAGATTCACGATGCATTGATTTTAGGTATAAAAGATTATTTTAGAAAATCTGGTTTCAGCAAAGCAGTTTTAGGACTGTCTGGCGGAATTGATTCAGCTGTGGTTTGTGCCTTGGCTTGTCGAGCATTAGGCCCGGAGAATGTTATGGCCGTTTTAATGCCTTCTAAATTCTCTTCCGACCATTCTGTTCAAGATGCTTTAGATTTGGTTAATAATATTGGTTGTATGCACGAAATTGTGCCAATTAAAGATGTTACAGAAGCTTTTGATCATATACTGGCACCAGCTTTTAAGGGACTGCCTTTTAACCTTGCCGAAGAAAATGTTCAGGCCCGTATCCGTGGGATTATTAATATGGCCATGAGCAACAAATTTGGCTATATTTTATTGAATACCTCGAATAAAAGCGAGTGTGCAGTGGGGTACGGTACCTTGTATGGTGATATGTGCGGTGCCATTGGGGTGATTGGCGATGTATATAAAATGCAGGTTTTTGAGCTGGCAAGATATATTAACAAAGAGAGGGAAATTATCCCGGTCAATACCATTGTTAAACCACCATCAGCAGAGTTAAGGCCTGATCAAAAAGATTCTGATTCGTTGCCCGAATATGAAATTCTGGATAAAATATTATATCAGCACATCGAAAAGAAACAGGGCTCAAAAGCCATTATTGCTCAAGGTTTTGATGAGGAATTGGTGAAGCGGATTCTGAAAATGGTAAATATTGCTGAATTTAAACGTTACCAAACGCCACCAATTTTAAGGGTATCGCCAAAAGCATTTGGTATGGGTAGAAGAATGCCGATTGTAGGGAAGTACATGGCTTAG
- a CDS encoding porin family protein yields MKRISTILILSVLSFGAWAQNSPLTNYGFRLGLTATPTFGWIKPEQGKTDGLALGFSYGLIGDFNFAPNYSFSTALTITSINGKSTEANVLPYYATSSSTAPKAYDLKYKLQYVDLPLTIKLKTVKTDGKRWYGQFGLSNSINISAKQDAVTGGTVVGDNLNVSDNIKLYRAGLIIGGGGEFDISGNTSIVAGLTFNNGFTNIVTDKARNVKNHYLALNFGVFF; encoded by the coding sequence ATGAAAAGAATATCAACCATTTTAATTTTGTCTGTTTTAAGTTTTGGCGCATGGGCGCAAAATTCGCCTTTAACCAATTATGGCTTTAGGTTAGGTTTAACCGCTACCCCAACCTTTGGTTGGATTAAACCCGAACAGGGAAAAACAGACGGACTAGCTTTAGGCTTTTCTTATGGATTAATTGGCGATTTTAATTTCGCCCCGAATTATAGTTTTTCTACCGCTTTAACCATCACCTCGATTAATGGTAAAAGTACTGAGGCCAATGTTTTACCATATTACGCAACCAGTAGCAGTACAGCACCAAAAGCTTACGATTTAAAATATAAACTACAATACGTAGACCTGCCTTTAACCATTAAACTAAAAACGGTAAAGACTGATGGAAAACGCTGGTATGGCCAGTTTGGATTATCTAATTCAATCAATATCAGTGCGAAACAAGATGCTGTAACTGGTGGTACGGTTGTTGGCGATAACTTAAATGTATCTGATAACATTAAACTTTACCGTGCCGGATTAATTATCGGTGGTGGCGGCGAATTTGATATTTCGGGCAATACCAGCATCGTTGCCGGTTTAACTTTTAATAACGGTTTTACTAATATTGTAACAGATAAAGCCAGAAATGTTAAAAATCATTATTTGGCACTTAATTTCGGCGTATTTTTCTAA
- the gldB gene encoding gliding motility lipoprotein GldB encodes MMYNVKHWQIYLIFLFAVTFISCRQSNRPDVSNIQVNIKIERFDNELFAGKNKDVIDVDKQLASKYGMFYDDFIHRILDSKYSNTESLTNLYRDQAYTDLSKEVDSVFPNLKVQEEGLNETFKYIKYYYPKAKIPKFISFASGFAYQMPVGNHYLGIGLDMFLGKDSKFYRAIVQSVPLYLSRRFAPEYIVPRVAETYAHEELFAEPDDNRTLLSKMIFQGKVLYFLDQVLPQNLGDSIKIGYTQQQLDWAQNFEGDIWAYFLENNYLYETDYQKIQVFLAEGPFTPGLGENRDSAPKLGVWMGWQIVKKYMKAHPDVTLQQLMADHDAQKILNQSKYKPKQQR; translated from the coding sequence ATGATGTATAACGTAAAACATTGGCAAATTTATTTAATTTTTCTTTTTGCCGTCACATTTATTTCTTGCAGGCAAAGCAACAGGCCCGATGTAAGTAATATACAGGTAAACATTAAAATAGAAAGATTTGATAACGAGCTATTTGCCGGAAAAAATAAAGATGTAATTGACGTAGATAAACAACTTGCTTCAAAGTATGGTATGTTTTATGACGATTTTATCCACCGGATTTTAGATAGTAAATATTCCAATACCGAATCGTTGACCAATTTGTACCGCGATCAGGCTTATACCGATTTAAGCAAAGAAGTAGATAGTGTTTTTCCAAACTTAAAAGTACAGGAAGAGGGATTAAACGAAACTTTTAAATACATTAAATACTATTATCCAAAAGCTAAAATTCCAAAATTTATTTCTTTTGCTTCAGGTTTTGCTTATCAAATGCCAGTGGGCAATCACTATTTGGGGATTGGTTTGGATATGTTTCTGGGCAAAGACAGCAAATTTTATAGGGCCATAGTGCAAAGTGTACCCTTATACCTTTCGAGGAGGTTTGCACCTGAGTATATTGTGCCTCGTGTGGCGGAAACATATGCCCACGAAGAACTTTTTGCTGAACCTGATGATAATAGGACCCTGTTGTCTAAAATGATTTTCCAGGGAAAGGTTTTATACTTTCTTGATCAGGTTTTGCCCCAAAACTTAGGCGATTCTATCAAAATCGGATATACCCAACAGCAATTAGACTGGGCACAAAATTTTGAAGGAGATATTTGGGCATATTTTTTAGAGAACAATTACCTGTATGAAACCGACTACCAAAAAATCCAGGTATTTTTAGCTGAAGGACCTTTTACCCCAGGTTTAGGCGAAAATAGAGATTCGGCACCAAAGTTGGGTGTATGGATGGGTTGGCAAATTGTTAAGAAATATATGAAAGCACATCCTGATGTTACTTTGCAACAGTTAATGGCAGATCATGATGCGCAGAAGATTTTAAATCAATCGAAGTATAAACCCAAACAACAGAGATAG
- a CDS encoding patatin-like phospholipase family protein: protein MKVGIVLSGGGIRGIAHLGVLKAFSNLGITFSHISGTSAGAIAGAFFAAGIDPEEGLNIFLKTKLWRFVRPAVGSLGLINIENTSLILKEYFPENSIEKLKIPLTIAAVNFSEGRLVYFTKGPLIRAIHASSCIPGIFKPIMIDGQMYVDGGILNNFPVEPLMADCDFIIGSSCNHLKPVDKITGITNLMGRAGIMSINHDMERKAKFCNVLIEPKGLGAISTFDMKRAEDIYWLAHEEALITIKNSPTISELITK from the coding sequence ATGAAAGTTGGCATTGTATTATCAGGCGGAGGTATTAGAGGAATAGCACATTTAGGCGTTTTAAAGGCCTTTAGCAATTTGGGCATTACCTTTAGTCACATTAGTGGAACAAGTGCAGGAGCGATAGCCGGAGCCTTTTTTGCCGCTGGCATAGATCCGGAAGAAGGTCTAAATATTTTCCTTAAAACTAAACTCTGGCGTTTTGTACGTCCGGCCGTAGGTTCACTAGGCTTAATTAATATTGAGAATACTTCTTTAATTTTAAAAGAATATTTTCCCGAAAATTCAATTGAGAAGCTAAAAATACCTTTAACCATTGCTGCCGTAAACTTTAGCGAAGGCCGGTTGGTTTATTTTACAAAAGGGCCGCTTATCAGGGCTATTCATGCTTCTAGCTGTATACCTGGCATTTTTAAACCCATTATGATTGATGGCCAGATGTATGTGGACGGTGGCATTTTAAATAATTTCCCGGTTGAACCTTTGATGGCGGACTGCGATTTCATTATCGGATCTTCCTGCAACCACCTTAAGCCAGTGGATAAAATTACAGGCATTACCAATTTAATGGGCCGTGCAGGTATCATGTCTATCAACCATGATATGGAAAGAAAAGCTAAATTCTGTAACGTATTAATAGAACCAAAAGGTTTAGGAGCTATTAGTACATTCGACATGAAACGTGCTGAAGATATTTATTGGCTTGCACACGAAGAAGCGCTAATTACGATTAAAAACAGTCCGACAATCTCTGAACTGATCACAAAATAG
- a CDS encoding M12 family metallopeptidase, whose amino-acid sequence MKFLKLNKTLLTALALTTVLFACKKERPTETTDLEKPELSAVNPLGNIQICTERSLDGTTPRGAVLKSTKWIPGTTIKVSLNGSTAAIRAKVIQYAKAWEQYANIKFNFVTNDNTAKIRVSFVNGDGSWSYIGKSTPSTGATMNYGWLTASTADSEYSRVVIHEFGHALGLIHEHQHPLVAIPWDKPAVYAYYAAAPNYWSQADVDNNLFAKYSTTQTNYSAYDKYSIMHYSVPNELTIGDFEVGWNTVLSPTDKSFIASVYPF is encoded by the coding sequence ATGAAATTCTTAAAATTAAATAAAACGCTATTAACTGCCCTAGCACTAACTACAGTATTATTCGCCTGTAAAAAAGAAAGACCAACTGAAACGACAGATTTAGAAAAACCTGAATTATCAGCGGTTAATCCGCTTGGTAATATCCAGATCTGTACAGAAAGATCTTTGGATGGCACTACCCCAAGAGGCGCCGTTCTAAAGTCAACAAAATGGATTCCGGGAACTACAATTAAAGTGAGTTTAAACGGAAGCACAGCAGCCATCAGAGCTAAAGTAATCCAATATGCAAAAGCATGGGAACAATATGCCAACATCAAATTCAACTTTGTAACAAACGATAATACTGCCAAAATCAGAGTAAGTTTTGTAAATGGAGATGGATCCTGGTCTTACATTGGAAAATCGACTCCTAGTACCGGTGCGACCATGAACTACGGTTGGTTAACTGCAAGTACTGCAGATTCGGAATATAGCCGTGTGGTTATCCACGAGTTCGGTCATGCCTTAGGATTGATCCATGAGCACCAACACCCCTTGGTAGCTATTCCTTGGGATAAACCAGCTGTTTATGCCTATTATGCTGCTGCACCAAATTACTGGAGTCAGGCAGATGTAGATAATAACTTATTCGCAAAATACAGTACTACACAAACCAATTATAGTGCTTATGATAAATATTCGATCATGCATTATTCGGTTCCTAACGAATTAACCATCGGTGATTTCGAAGTGGGATGGAATACCGTATTATCACCTACTGATAAATCATTTATCGCTTCAGTATATCCATTTTAA
- a CDS encoding IS4 family transposase — protein sequence MDRLLDIDEVRATARRTGFMKRSSKLAPEHFLECLMFADLEHGQLSLQNSCDDMVIHNGIRVSKVALHKRFNQSSVEFVQAVLSDQMLTRMDFADARDWSAFSAVIIADSCKFHLPKGFSEAYPPMGRFAAGNSLMNIQYALDIKSGCWKTLDFTRATENDQRYSGAHIDRIGKGELHIRDLGYVTQSYLLGIARRQAYFLNRLHPSCRPVEAETGQYIDWAKKYQAMAAAGQNISEVCVTIGKGDETVECRLVAVPVPRAVWEERIRKANVQAKRQGYALTDEYKNRARFSLFITNAGKDRLGTEMVAELYRLRWQIELMFKSWKSLFGIHKVKAVKKARLECQLLAKLLRIVVNWKIYKCIDSIATQKFKNRSCSTWKVFKHLRVIAQVIRKMARKEISALKWYDQYIYPIIQSLLLEPKKGKKAAFQILNDIFKA from the coding sequence TTGGACCGCCTGCTGGATATTGATGAAGTACGTGCTACTGCACGCAGAACAGGTTTCATGAAACGGTCTTCGAAGCTTGCGCCCGAACATTTCCTGGAGTGCCTGATGTTCGCTGATCTGGAACATGGGCAGCTCAGTCTTCAGAATTCCTGCGATGACATGGTGATACACAACGGTATCCGCGTGAGCAAGGTTGCACTGCATAAACGCTTTAACCAGAGCAGTGTGGAGTTTGTCCAGGCTGTTCTTTCCGATCAGATGCTGACCAGGATGGATTTTGCTGACGCCAGGGACTGGTCAGCCTTTTCAGCTGTTATCATCGCTGACTCCTGTAAATTCCATCTTCCAAAGGGGTTTTCGGAAGCCTATCCGCCTATGGGCCGTTTTGCAGCAGGGAATTCACTTATGAATATCCAGTATGCCCTTGACATTAAGAGCGGCTGCTGGAAAACACTTGATTTCACACGGGCAACAGAGAACGACCAAAGATATTCGGGCGCACACATTGACCGTATAGGCAAGGGTGAGCTACACATCAGAGACCTGGGGTATGTTACCCAGAGCTATCTGTTAGGAATTGCCAGGCGGCAGGCTTATTTCTTAAACAGGCTACATCCCTCCTGTAGACCCGTTGAAGCAGAAACGGGACAGTATATCGACTGGGCAAAAAAATACCAGGCTATGGCTGCTGCAGGACAGAATATAAGTGAGGTCTGCGTAACCATTGGTAAAGGAGATGAAACTGTGGAATGTAGGTTGGTAGCTGTACCTGTACCTCGGGCAGTATGGGAAGAACGGATCAGAAAAGCGAACGTCCAGGCAAAAAGACAGGGTTATGCCCTAACCGATGAATACAAAAACAGGGCAAGGTTCAGTCTGTTCATAACCAATGCAGGAAAAGACAGGCTCGGAACCGAAATGGTGGCCGAGCTATACCGGCTGAGATGGCAGATAGAACTTATGTTCAAGAGCTGGAAATCACTTTTCGGGATCCATAAAGTAAAAGCGGTGAAGAAAGCCCGTCTTGAATGTCAGCTTCTTGCTAAATTGCTCAGGATAGTAGTAAACTGGAAAATATACAAGTGTATCGATTCAATAGCTACCCAAAAGTTTAAAAATCGATCCTGCTCGACATGGAAAGTCTTCAAGCACCTCAGGGTAATCGCACAAGTCATCAGGAAGATGGCAAGAAAAGAAATTAGTGCCCTAAAATGGTATGATCAATACATATACCCAATAATTCAATCACTCTTATTAGAACCTAAAAAAGGAAAAAAAGCAGCATTCCAAATACTAAACGACATATTCAAAGCTTAG
- a CDS encoding 2-phosphosulfolactate phosphatase, giving the protein MSKKIEVCLTPALIDLYDIDQSIVVVIDILRATSSITYGIDNGAEAIIPVANVEDCLTYRDSGFLLAAERNGEVVKGYDFGNSPFSYTHEKVNGKTVVLTTTNGTKALHLAQKRAYQVVIGSFLNLDTLCDYLKSQNKNVLLLCAGWKDQFNLEDTLFAGAVVNKLRQNFEHFDDSSVAAEDLYALAKTDLRKYLHKSSHSHRLAQLNIEEDVVFCLQLNLCKTIPVLEGERLVALKPVT; this is encoded by the coding sequence ATGTCAAAAAAAATAGAAGTTTGTTTAACGCCGGCCTTAATCGATTTATATGATATCGATCAGAGCATTGTGGTGGTTATCGATATTTTAAGAGCCACTTCATCTATTACTTATGGGATAGATAATGGTGCTGAAGCGATTATTCCTGTAGCTAATGTTGAAGATTGTTTAACCTATCGGGATAGCGGATTTTTATTGGCAGCAGAACGAAATGGAGAGGTGGTAAAAGGATACGATTTCGGCAACTCGCCATTCTCTTATACCCATGAAAAAGTAAATGGGAAAACGGTTGTTCTAACGACTACCAATGGAACTAAAGCCTTGCATTTGGCTCAGAAAAGAGCTTATCAGGTTGTAATTGGATCTTTCCTGAATTTAGATACTCTTTGCGACTATTTGAAAAGCCAGAATAAAAATGTGCTTTTATTGTGCGCTGGCTGGAAAGATCAGTTTAATTTAGAAGATACCCTTTTTGCTGGCGCGGTGGTAAATAAGCTCCGTCAAAATTTCGAACATTTTGATGATTCCAGTGTGGCTGCAGAAGATTTGTATGCCTTAGCTAAAACAGATTTGAGGAAATACCTTCACAAATCATCACATAGCCATCGCCTGGCTCAGTTGAACATAGAAGAAGATGTTGTTTTCTGTTTGCAGCTAAATCTTTGCAAAACAATTCCGGTACTAGAAGGTGAACGTTTGGTGGCTTTAAAACCTGTAACATAG
- the gcvT gene encoding glycine cleavage system aminomethyltransferase GcvT, whose translation MKNTALTEKHIALGAKMVPFAGYNMPVTYEGINAEHATVRNGVGVFDVSHMGEFILKGENALDLIQRVTSNDASKLYDGKVQYSCLPNKDGGIVDDLLVYKIDDKTYMLVVNASNIEKDWNWIQQFNSKDVEMHNISDQTSLLAIQGPKAADALQTLTDVDLASMEYYTFVKGTFAGVDNVVISATGYTGAGGFEIYFENQYADQIWDAIFEAGAPYNIKPIGLGARDTLRLEMGFCLYGNDIDDTTSPIEAGLGWITKFSKSFTNSEALLAQKEAGIQKKLVGFEMIDRGIPRHDYEIADAEGNIIGKVTSGTQAPSLQKAIGMGYIAKDFAKEGTEVFILIRNTPIKAKVVKFPFYK comes from the coding sequence ATGAAAAACACCGCATTAACAGAAAAACACATCGCTTTAGGCGCTAAAATGGTTCCATTTGCAGGTTACAATATGCCTGTTACTTACGAAGGTATTAACGCTGAACATGCAACTGTTCGTAACGGTGTAGGTGTTTTTGATGTAAGCCACATGGGTGAATTTATTCTTAAAGGTGAAAATGCATTAGATCTTATACAGCGCGTAACCAGTAACGATGCTTCTAAATTATATGATGGAAAAGTTCAGTACTCTTGCCTGCCAAACAAAGACGGTGGTATTGTAGACGATCTTTTGGTTTACAAAATAGATGATAAAACCTACATGTTAGTGGTAAACGCTTCTAACATCGAAAAAGATTGGAACTGGATTCAACAATTCAATTCGAAAGATGTCGAAATGCACAATATTTCAGATCAAACCTCTCTTTTAGCCATCCAGGGGCCAAAAGCAGCAGATGCTTTACAAACATTAACTGATGTTGATTTGGCATCAATGGAATATTACACCTTCGTTAAAGGTACCTTTGCTGGTGTTGATAACGTAGTTATTTCTGCAACAGGATATACCGGAGCTGGTGGTTTCGAGATTTATTTCGAAAATCAATATGCGGATCAAATTTGGGATGCTATTTTTGAAGCTGGTGCGCCATATAACATCAAACCAATTGGTTTAGGTGCCCGCGATACTTTACGTTTAGAAATGGGTTTCTGTTTATACGGAAATGATATTGATGATACTACTTCGCCAATTGAGGCCGGTTTAGGTTGGATTACCAAATTTTCTAAATCTTTTACCAATTCAGAAGCATTATTGGCACAAAAAGAAGCTGGTATTCAAAAGAAACTGGTTGGCTTCGAAATGATCGATCGTGGTATTCCGCGCCATGATTATGAAATTGCTGATGCCGAAGGAAATATTATCGGTAAAGTAACTTCTGGTACTCAGGCACCTTCTTTACAAAAAGCAATAGGTATGGGCTACATCGCAAAAGATTTCGCTAAAGAAGGAACTGAAGTTTTTATTTTAATCCGCAATACACCAATTAAGGCTAAAGTGGTTAAATTTCCTTTTTATAAATAG